TGTTGTTTAGAAATTCTTTTGATAACATTGATTGTACATGGCACATGAGGCCATCTCTCCTTAGTCCCTGGTTGTTTAATATGCTTTTAATGGAACTTCAAAATGCAAATGCAGGAGGCATATGCAAAATATGTTACAGAGTATTATGTTGGAAGTTTTGGTGTCAGCATTCGAACATATGATCAAAGGCATTTGAAAGACACTACTCTTAATGAGAATACTGGTGATCGGTTGTGGTGGTTCCAAGTATGTACAGAAGTAGCATATTTTCAAGTGGCACCTGCAAATGATAGTATTCGCTCCTCACAAGTTGACACAAGGTATGTTTTTAGTTGTATGCATTAATATGATTAATGTGTGTGTTTAGACTCTCTGTTCACTTGTTATGTTGTTTGGTTTATGATGCTCCTTTTGTGCACCATCTCACTCTGCATAATTGTTTGTCATATATGTTGCAGATATCATTTAGATCTTTGTAAGAAGGTCTTTGGAGAAGGCACCTATCCTGAGGTTGacaaaactaatatatattatggGGGCACAAATATCGCAGGTCTCGGCATTGACCTCCCTTTTCTTGAATATATTTAATTCTTATCTCTGTACGAGGATCATTTCTCTGGGAGATGGAGGTGCTTGTTTTGCACTTGATCTCTGAGTAGACCCAGAAGCAAGGCAACGTgtactaaataaaaaagcaagTTCTGAAGAGATAGGCGTTTGATTTCTGAAATGATTACTTCCATTCAGGGATGGATTTAGCCCCCCaacacactcacacacacacaaaagaaagaaaagaaacacactGAAACAAAAAGCCTTAAATGCACTCCTGAAAAAACTTGcctattaaattgttttttcatagcTTTTGTATCTTGCAGGTTCAAGGATCGTTTTTACAAATGGGTCTCAAGATCCCTGGCGCCATGCATCAAAGAAGATTTCATCTCCAGATAGTAAGTTTCTAACTACTTAATCTCTTTTGCGtggtttatttttcatcatctttccaaGTCTGGTGTGTCTGAATGCTTGGCACGAGTATTACTGCTAGTAGGCATATGCTCATAAATGGCTTAATGACTCAATATGCAGAACTACCATGCAAACATTACGTGTAATATATTTTGGGAAATATATTCATAATCATACGCTTACTTGTTCACTGAAATGCTTCTTTTAACATTCCAGTGCCCTCCTTTGTGATGTCTTGTCATAATTGTGGTCATGGAACTGATATGCGAGGATGTCCACAGTCTCCCTTCAACATTGAAGGTATGTTCTAGTCTGTGCTCTGCCTATTATCGTATAAGATTATGGCACTTTATATTAATCTAGCTTCATTGTCATCTCAAGCAATTCAGATAGTATTAGAAGCCATTAATACAGACCTTAACAAAATTTGGACTGCTGTTCAACAATAAAATGTACATCTGATAGCATTTTTAATAGCATTCCTTCAAATTATGCTGGAAATCATATCCTTGTTCCTTGTACTGTTTGCTGGGAATTGCTTGCTGCTTATCAACTGACATTGTTATTTTCAATTACAGGAAATGCTCGGAATTGTGGTTCCCCTGATGCAGTTGAAAAAGTAAGGCATCAGATCATAGAAAAGATGGACTTGTGGCTCTCTGAGTGCCATGCTAGCGGTAGGAGTTCCATGTGATGCTATTTATAGCAGAGACGCATATATTTATAACACGGCTGATTAACTAACCTTTATCTTATGTATTACCTTCTTAACAGATGTTTAGTTCCTCATCAATGAAATGTATTGCCCGCATGATTGTGATCTTGTCTACCCTGGAACCCAAGTGTGTAGCAAATGGCAGTTATGATCaaacttgttttatttgttCTCCAAATGTTACTTTCTCCTTAAACGCAACAGCCAACTATAATGAAGAGCAGGAGGAATTACAACTGTTAACATCTTCAACCTCTCCTGATGTCAATCTTTTGTACTGTCGCTCTGTTTCTGGTCTCTAGCTTTTCCTGCAGTTTTGCTGCTCTAATTAGAGGTGATTGTGGGGctatttgggagtgtggtaacGGTTATTTCtcggaaatgcattaaaatattattatttttattttttaaaatttatttttgatatcagcatatcaaaacaatctaaaaatacaaagaaaaaattcaaattatgatgaaaaacagtttgaaactcaatttcaaaCATCCCTTTCTCACTGGCCTTTTTGCTGTCTTTTGTTCTCCTTGGTTTGTGTCCCGCGGCTATTTTTGGCTAATCCTCCTAGTTTCTTATGTTGCTTTTGTTGTCTCTGACCCTCAGGACTGCGTTTCTGCTGATGTAGCCTTTTTACATTGTTGCTGCAGTTGGTTTTGGATTGTTGTCCGGTTAGTTAGATAGCGTGTTTAGCATTTCAACAACGATATTGCTGCAGAGTTCTGTTGGTTTGTGTCCTGATATTGCTGTTGTTCGAGGGGGGGGGGGCTGCATGGTGCTTTGACACTTTTTTCTAGGCCCAGGTGCTGATTTGTTGGTTTTGGCAGCTGAAGGGCGTTTTCTCCGCCAAGTCTTTTTTTCCCTTGTCGGTTCTGGTCTCTCCTCTCCTACCTGGCTGGCGCATTTTGCCACTTGGAGGTTTCTTTCGATAATAGTGTCTCTTggcttataaaaaaagaaaaaacagaagatTCTTCAATCTTTCACTACTCCCTAGATTGAAACCAAAATTAGGCAAGTACGATGTAAAACTGGTGAAAACACAACAGTGTTGATGTTGTAAattgaaaggaaagaaaaggaagaaaaaaagaggaccaGTAATGGTTAATGACTAACTTAATGTTTTCTTGGACACCAGTGACTTCTGTTGAAACTTCATTGCTCCTTTATAATACGTTTCTTTGCCCAACATTTGTCAACATGATGTGTTCTTTGGATGCCACTCTCAAAAATCTCTTGAAGCCCTCGTGTGTTTACTTCCCTCTGGAGGAATATGGAGTTCATTGAATCCCATCGAGCCTTTATTTTTAAGTTCTTACCAAGTTTTAGGTCTCTAAGTTGATTTGCATTTTTCAGGTTTCGTTAGCCCTGTTGTTGGCGTGGATAACTCAATTGGCATGCTATAATTCCCGTCTTCTGAATCTGCAAGGCTGAGGTTTGAGTCTCTTGAAAACCAAAAATTCATTCCAGATTTATTGGTTTTCGATccatttttttacaaaactgGATCTTGCGTGCCAAATGTTCACCTTTACCGTACCTAAGCTTAATGATCCAGATTTAAAAGCGATGACATTAAGAGATCAGAACTCTCAGTATAGCAATCCATCGGCATTTAGACTCCACATTACAaagattaaattttgtttttaagcaTATAATGCCCCCACGAATTCTCCATATCATGAATTACAAGTCACTTGAAGTACGAGTTATGAACAAAAAAGGCTCCTCCAAGGATAAGATAGAGAAGGGGTTCATCATCACCGTGTCTACTTTAGAATTGGTTCCAACAATTTAATAGGAATAGTTTTTGACATACATTCCTTTCGTGGCTTCATGAGACTCTCCTTCGCCTGTGTATTTGCCAAGCTGAGCAAAAGAGTTGGCCTTTGCTCTAACAAGCAGAGCATCTTGAGCTGCCTTCACATTCTCCGGTCTCCCTCCCCATGTCTTGAGGCAAGTGTTTTGAAGAGCTCTTGCATATGAGAATGATACATGCCATGGGTTGGGAGCTTGGTTCATTGCATTCAAGTTCAAGGTAGCCTCCACTTCAGATTGCCCACCGGACAAAAACTGACAACAAGAACAATTCAACAATTTAGCAGCTAAATCAGTGGCTAGTGTGTGAATGAATATTTTTGTCTCTGCATGTTTGAGATGGTTTTCAGTCACGTACCATGATTCCAGGAACAGCTGGGGGGACTCTTCGTTGGAGAAGCTTGAGAGTGTATTCAGCAACCTGCTCTGGTGTGGCCTTGTCCTTGCACTCTGCACCAGGAGTGACCATGCTGGGTTTGAGGAGGATACCTTCAAACATGACATTGTTCTCGGCAAGGTAGAAGAACACCTCAGCCCAAACTTTCTGAGCCACTTCGAAATTTCTGTCAATCCCATGTTCACCATCAAGCAAAATCTCAGGTTCCACAATTGGGACCAACCCATTGTCCTGCCAAATAAAAGGACCAACTTAATCGCATAAACACCACCAAAAAAACAGATGATGATCATGTCAATAATATATCTGATATTGTTATTACCTGAGAAATGGCAGCATAGCGAGCTAGCCCCCAGGCAGCTTCCTTCACGGCAAGCGCGGATGGACCATTGGGAATGCTCACCACAGTGCGCCTgttatatcatattaaaacattataatttaGCAGTGACTGGTTAAAGCAATCATGATGTTACAGAAATGAAAGAGTTCAACAGAACTTGATAGATGAAACCAGGTTGCATACCATTTGGCAAAACGAGCACCTTGTTGGTAGTAAGCAGCAGATCGAGAGGCAAGGCCATCAAGACCTTGGCACCATGACTCGTCGTTAGAGCCAGCTAAAGGAACCAAACCCTGTAGTTTCCAGCTCTCAATTGTTACcgaaatcataattttttactcTCTAGACATAAACCATTGAAAAGGAGTGGATCTCACCTTGTCAACCTTGATACCAGGAACAATATTTTGCTCAACAAGCACGTCAACTATTTTCCTGCCATCAGTGGTTGATTGGTAGAGAGTCTCCTCAAAGAGAATAGCACCTGAAATGCACTCGCCAAGGCCAGGAACAGTAACGAGCAGTGTCCTATATGCCTGGCGATTAGCCTCAGTGTTCTCAAGACCGATTGAGGCTAGACGCTTTCCGCAAGTGGCATTAGACTCGTCCATGGCCAATATTCCACGGCCAGGAGATGCAACAGTTTTCTGCACATAATTCCACAATCTCATAATCATGTAAAAGCCCATTTCCTGAATTctgatttattgtttttgacaaAAGCTGAAATCTAAAGCTTAGTTTTCCTGTCAGGACTGAAAATATGACTCATCTCTAGTTACAttcataaatgaaattttataagcTTATAAATCTGTTAACTAGAAAGCCTAAGGTAAACTTCTTAAGAGTTGTGCAGTGTGCTTTCCTCTCAGCTTTTAAACATGTAAGGTAATGGAAGCGGCAAGGCTATAATGGATGGTGTGTTAACACATACCGCAGTCTTGACAAGCTCGTCAGCGTATGAGCCAGCACGAACTGAGAGTGCAGAGGGTGCAACTGAGTGGCATCTAACCAAAGAGACTGAAGGTTGGCGAATGGTCTGACCCTTGACCCATTCTGACTTGTCTAGAACTGGGGAAATCTTGAGGAGAGAAGCGGAGGCCATTTTCTATCAAGGTTGTAAGAACGAAGTTCTAATGTACTCTCCTCCTCTCTTTCCCTCAAGCTCCCCAGTGCTCTCTTTAACACAAACAACTTGGTCTTCTTCATAGTATTTATAGTTCTACTCTGGTATCCCATTTGAGGTTGTAATGCAATGGCCAATCAGTGGCTGCCAAGACGGATGATAATAGTTTTATTTGTCTAGATGTTTATGTGGCTGATGCGGGACGTCTTCGTTCTTGTGGTACAACATCGGTCTGCAAAATCAACGGTTTTGTCTTCTCAAATTTGTAAAAGCAGAATAATTTGAATCCCTAATAAGCCATAAGGAAAATTAGGATCTTTCGAGGATTGAATGATGACTTCAAGGTTAGTGAAGTATGAAACGATTGCTTCTTACTTTTGGCCATTCTGCTAGCTAGCGAGTCTCCTAGTCCTAAAAGGCAAGATTTACAGTACATGGCTTTTAACGCTACAAATTGTGTTGAGATCACTCACACTGACAAAAATACAGGAAAAATATGATATGCCGCAGAACGTATTGATACAAAATCTTTATAGCAAGGGTGGTTAGAAGTTCGCAAGTCTTACAGGTTAATCCTGCAATCTGCACACAAATATTTTCGCCTACAGAAAAAATCATTTACAGATCGGTTGTAACCATGCGTGCAAATGCCAAGTTGCAGATATTCGCAAGATGGACCACTGAAGCCGTGAAAACTGCTGCTATGAGTCAAATCTCTACCATCTAATCAGTCTATGAGAAAACAAGTGACTGGTTTAGATTCTTCCCAGAAAAGCAGACGTATCGCCAATCCTTCGAGTCCACAGAGCAAAGAGCAAATCACATAACACGACATGGCAGGAGCCTGTCAAGAGACCAACAATGGTCCATAAAGATCCTCGTGATCAGGGCTACAAAAAACGAAATTAGACCACCCTCAACCACCAATTGCAGGAGCACCTTACAGCTTAAGTGAACAAGTCGACAAAAACTCTTACATcgataaaaaaatctaagccCCCAACACGAATTTTCCACAGGCATGCTTAGGGGAGAAAGATTCCTCATATTCCACAACGATTCTATAACAAATGCAGAGAAAGAACACGAAATGTAATACTTGTCCATATGATGGATACACCTCCATTTACATTGATGGCAAAACAACAGAACAGTCATACACACCTTCTCTTCCTATTTTGGGAGGctcattgaaaaaaactaacacTCACTATAAGCATCATTGCTATGGTTAGAAAGACGATCTGGCTTAAAGCAAAAATGCACAATTGATGACCCACTTATCAATAACACCCATTCCAACAAAATTGCAGCCTTGTATTGGGAGCTTTTACTGTAGAATCTGGCACTACTTCAAGTAAGTAGATGAAACCCAAAGTAACACATAAGTTATCAATGATGTAATCACTTCAAAACTCCTTGGTCCTTTAACCAATGGCAACGGTGGAATCACAGATACCATCAAGAAGGTTCCCAACAGccatgcaaaaataaaagatcCAACCCTGCACCACAGCAGTGAATGATCCATGACATAGTTACTTTTTGAGGAATTCAGGTTTGAACAGTAGAGAAGATCAACAATGAATTAAGAAAAGAGAATAAGGGTACTTTGGTGTTCTGAAACTATTGAGCAGAATTCTGGACAAActcatgattgaaaaataattagaaatgaaattttgttttaattagtaCACCAGCTTTGGCGTCAATGAAAAAGATgggtttgttttgaaaatttcccaAGAATgagaatggtaaaaaaaaactaccttgaaaaaaaaaaagacaagtatCCAACAGATGAGTGAGCGCAGATTTAAcgaggagaagaaaagaaatgaaagacaTTGTCCACGTACCCGTAAAGAAAAGCCCACAATTTGCTTTTCAGCCgatcatgtaaaaaatatacaGTAGCGATCAAGGAAATGGCTACCTGAAGGGTTGGACCTTCTTCAGTTGGAAAGAGAAAAGTCAGAGCACCCAGTACTAAAAATGCAATTGCtgatttaataataacatttgTTGATGGAGTCTGGAACCTGCTTATGAAAAACTGCATAAAACGAGACTGCTTCATTTCCCTGGCTTTTTTCTTGAAGTCTATTTTTGGGTTCTTCCTATCGTAAAACTTCTGCATGATTATTTTGTCATGAGCTGATTCAATCGCATCCACACTTGGTTTGTGCCCACCATATTGATTAATAAGGAATTTCCTTGCAGCTTGAATTTCATCTTCAGAAGCCTCCCTGCTTATTCCAAGTCGTTTGTATGGATCCCTTACATGGATTCTTGGGAAAACAACTGAACTTGCAGAGATGGTTGTAAACAAAGACTTAGGGAGTGAATGGTGCTAAATTCTTACAATTTCTAATGAACCACATCAATTAACTTAGAGCACAGAAATCAAACACTAGTAACTAAAACAGAAAAGGAGTAGAAACTTCAACAAGCCTTTATTAACCCACAACACAAGCATGAGCACGAACTAACTAGTATCTATGAATGAATAGTACATCCATTTCTTACTTTCTGAAGGTGCACGCAAGCATAAAATCTCAAACAGTCATTTTGTTTTCATACACTTTCTAGCATTTGGTATAAGATAAGTTAACAATGTGAAAGAACACTCCAAGCATGGTTATTCACGAATCAAATAAGCCATGCAATGCAAGACATTGGCTCCACTTAGCTAAAACCAAACTGTTCATAACAGGTGCAAACTCATATCGTCTCCAGACATCTGGAATGTTCTAAAATTTTTCCCTGTAAGTATTCTTCATGCCTGTTTCCAGGGATAACATGATTTCTTAAGTATGGGCTAAGCAAATGCCTCCACCAGTTAGTGTGTTAAgcaaattgtgattttctaaCTCATTCTAACAAAATTGCTGAACACAAAATCAGCTAAGATATCACTCTATTCTGTCGGAAAGACAAACATCGAGCACTTCACCAAATCCATTTTCTCTTTGAGACATGAGTTAGGATGACCATCATAAATGTTAACATGACCCATCTTCAGACAAGAAGGTTCTCCAGTTAACAAGCACTGACCATGAAAACCCTTTGATCTAACAACCAGCAGTTAAATGTAAGTCCCAAAGCCAACGTACAGATTATAAAAGTTcaaatgatcaagaaagaaaatattacctGATCGATCATTGGTCATATCACCACCATAGGAAGCATCCATTGCACATTTAACCAAGCAAGTTTCCTTTACATTACATCTCTGTACAGAACCAGCCAAATAACTTCTGCGCAATTGCAacaagcaggaaaaaaaaaagtatcagaGTGTACAAAATCTTCTGAATGAAGTATAATGCTTGATAATAACCCATAGATACCTTTTGGGACCAAGCAATTTAACATTGTCTATACGTTTCTCAGCATTCAGAAACGCTGAATCTCGTCTAGACGGAGTCCTCGGGCCATGTAATGGTATCCGTTGACAGCATGGATTACCGGTGAGTCCAGACACAAACATCTTTACACTGCCACGCCAAGCTCACAATAAAAGAACCACCGTATCAAATATGACACCACCAGTCACCACTCACCAAagtcatctttttttatctcattttttgTTTCTGGGTCACCAATTTGAATCAAGATAAAGCActtctcatgatttttttatagcaaaaaCCTCGCAAAGACCCACAATTATCccctataaaaatcaaactatcTTATGACTACACATAATTTAATTCTtggtaaaaaaagataaaaacccaTTTCCATTTCTACATTTTTGGGTATAAAGCAGACAAATAAATAGCATTACATTAACTAAGACtaacaaaaagcaaaacaaagaaaggagaaaaggcTTTAATTGCAGTTATGCTCACAGTCTTTGCCTGGAAAAGCAAAATCCTTGACTTTGAAAGATTGAGGATAAGGTTAAGGTTAAGTTACCTGAATTCGGGATTAGAGAGGAGTgaaaattttaatcttatatCGTCAGAGCTGCCGCTGCAACGGATACGGAGAGAAGCAAGGGGAGAGAAGCGAGAAGAAGATAGGTCCTAAAACCCTGCTCAATTGGAGTGAGTTAAAAAGAAGTTAATAATTAGCGTGTGATACTGTGATTAGCCTTTTAAGCATCTTCTCACTTGGAGAGGTTTTAATTCAACGATGTCGTTTTCGTATTGCTTACGTAAGATATTGGAAAAGTTAAAAATTCCGTTGCCGGGACTTGAACCCGGGTCGCTCGGGTGAGAGCCGAGTATCCTAACCAACTAGACTACAACGGATTTGTTGGTaatctttaaatatattattttataaaggtTTTTCCATGATTAAGGTGACGTTCCTAGCTGAGATGCCCTGGTATGCAGTCCAATTACAGGTCCCTTCCGGAGTTTTCTAAAGCATTGCTCTTCTGAGGACAGTTCCAGTTTCCAGACATGAGGGTGTTCGAAATTAGAAACTTCAGGGTTCAGACAGcaactttcttttttacaaTGACGACTTTTTCATGCTTCTCACCATATGTCATCCCTCTACTCTCTGAACATTCGAATAAAATCTGTTGTTGCCTATGCCCATCCAAAGAATTCTCATCGTTCAGTTTTGTAATTCTGTTCTTTCTCGTTGTAACAAACAATTTCCCTGAActtcttttccttcattttctttgcTATTGCTCCTTCCATTTGTTGATTGACTCATTGAAGGAGCTCCGGCACCTTGAACGAACTTCGCATTGCCTCCAGGTGATACAATTAGATCAACTTCTGTTTGAGCCTTAGCTTCCAAGTTTGTGAAATCCTTCCTGCAGTTCAACTTTATCGGAGTTTAATTGCTTGATTTCACATTACTCTTGACTGACACAAGACCAGCTTCTTGTGCTGGATTTTGCATCTGTTTACATGGAGAATTAGAGAATCTCtggaaaaaacaacattattacATGTCATAGCTGTGATGTGAAAAATGAATTAGAGAATCTCTGGAAAAAACAGACTTCTTCTCCCTTAAGACCTACCAAAACAACCTCATGCTGCAAAGAAAGATGTTAGCCATAAAACCTGCCAAACATGTCATAGCTAACCTGAGAGACACCAAACAACATTATTACAGTTTAATTAACCGGTTTAGGTTTCTTCGCTTCATTGATTTTATTCCGAAAGAATATCACAGTGAAAACTACAaaatttccttccttttctttactaCCCTCTTGGATGCCAGCACGCCCATCTCTCCAACACTCTGATTCACTTTCTTCAAGGAAAGAGCCTCCAGAATCTTCACAGGTATACAAAACAAAAGACTCGTACTGTTAACCAGGAAACAAGTTTCTTATATCAGGTGGCTCTGCAAGAAAAGAAACCATAAAGAACGCAATCTTCACACTACTTTATGACTTCGTAACATAACCAGTTCAGATTTCTACAAAACAACGAAATCAGTGGACATTTTTACTGGAGAAAATCTATATGTACCAGAAAGGTGTAGCAAGAGAGAAGATTTATGAATCTCTCATTGGGgtttattttctgattttacAATCTAATGGGGCCGTTTGGCGtctgatttttcttaaaaaaaaagattgggcATTTGCCGGAAATATCTTAAGCCGAAGCCTAATCTATTCGGACAAGCCCAAGCTCAATACTTCATCGATCGAGCCTGCCGTCAAGCCCATTTCTAAAGttttatagatatatttttaaaaaaaaacccagtttccaggttatttttaaaataccacatcataaaaaataaaaaaatcttttattttactttatatcTAGATCATTAGACACGTAGTTATTATATATGGCTTTTCTAGAGCTTGAATGAAgttaagtttaaattaaaaaaatattaaccccTAAATTCTAATCTAATTGATGAGGAAAGATTTTTAATGGCTTGAATGACTTGATAAAGTtggtattaaataaaaaaaagtaatttattaaGATTCACCCGATAATCCACGTATTAATCTAATGAAGTATTTTTTGTGATATTaggtattttgtttctttatttatttaaattaattattcacacataatttttattttttcattttaaaaaaagacaataaggattttataaccttaacgcttggcttaaaaaaaataaacacaagattcaaaaagataatatttgtttttgcgatcaagttatgttttttaaaggaaaaaagttttttgtatttttttgattattttgatatactaatatttaaaataaaattttaaaacataaaataataaatactttttgGAAATattactaaaagaaaaaacactttaaaatcaacatttaataaataacaaaccATACCTCACATGGGTCCTCAAATGATTGCTTTCCCTAGAGTTGAATTAATACGGTGCCATGCTTTTCAATGTGCTTATGTAGGATACCCATTAGGACCATAATTTATGAGGAACATACTTTTGTCATCTTCCACCACGCCCTCTGCCCAAGACATCCCCTTTCCTGTCTTCTTTCTCTCGTACCACATTTGCAAGCCAGTCCACCCCTACAAATAGAAGGTGACCTTTAAAATAAAGACCACGCTAGCATCCTGTCTGCCCAATTGCACCATTCTCTATTCATTCTTAGATTTACTGATTGCCACCATT
This Populus alba chromosome 7, ASM523922v2, whole genome shotgun sequence DNA region includes the following protein-coding sequences:
- the LOC118063118 gene encoding uncharacterized protein isoform X2; the encoded protein is MFVSGLTGNPCCQRIPLHGPRTPSRRDSAFLNAEKRIDNVKLLGPKRSYLAGSVQRCNVKETCLVKCAMDASYGGDMTNDRSVVFPRIHVRDPYKRLGISREASEDEIQAARKFLINQYGGHKPSVDAIESAHDKIIMQKFYDRKNPKIDFKKKAREMKQSRFMQFFISRRSNPSGSHFLDRYCIFFT
- the LOC118063117 gene encoding fructose-bisphosphate aldolase 1, chloroplastic, whose product is MASASLLKISPVLDKSEWVKGQTIRQPSVSLVRCHSVAPSALSVRAGSYADELVKTAKTVASPGRGILAMDESNATCGKRLASIGLENTEANRQAYRTLLVTVPGLGECISGAILFEETLYQSTTDGRKIVDVLVEQNIVPGIKVDKGLVPLAGSNDESWCQGLDGLASRSAAYYQQGARFAKWRTVVSIPNGPSALAVKEAAWGLARYAAISQDNGLVPIVEPEILLDGEHGIDRNFEVAQKVWAEVFFYLAENNVMFEGILLKPSMVTPGAECKDKATPEQVAEYTLKLLQRRVPPAVPGIMFLSGGQSEVEATLNLNAMNQAPNPWHVSFSYARALQNTCLKTWGGRPENVKAAQDALLVRAKANSFAQLGKYTGEGESHEATKGMYVKNYSY
- the LOC118063118 gene encoding protein CHAPERONE-LIKE PROTEIN OF POR1, chloroplastic isoform X1, with protein sequence MFVSGLTGNPCCQRIPLHGPRTPSRRDSAFLNAEKRIDNVKLLGPKRSYLAGSVQRCNVKETCLVKCAMDASYGGDMTNDRSVVFPRIHVRDPYKRLGISREASEDEIQAARKFLINQYGGHKPSVDAIESAHDKIIMQKFYDRKNPKIDFKKKAREMKQSRFMQFFISRFQTPSTNVIIKSAIAFLVLGALTFLFPTEEGPTLQVAISLIATVYFLHDRLKSKLWAFLYGVGSFIFAWLLGTFLMVSVIPPLPLVKGPRSFEVITSLITYVLLWVSSTYLK